A region of the Ranitomeya imitator isolate aRanImi1 chromosome 10, aRanImi1.pri, whole genome shotgun sequence genome:
gggtctgtaccacaggactggcgtatagcaaatgtggtgccaatattcaaaaaggggacaaaaactgaactcggaaattataggccagtaagcttaacctctactgtgggtaaaatcctggagggcattctaagggatgctatactggagtatctgaagaagaataacctcatgacccagtatcagcacgggtttactagggaccgttcatgtcagactaatttgatcagtttctatgaagaggtaagttccgggctGGACCAaacgaacccagtagatgtagtgtatatggacttttcaaaagcttttgatacggtgccacacaaaaggttgatacataaaatgagaataatggggataggggaaaatatgtgtaagtgggttgagagctggctcagggataggaaacaaagggtggttattaatggaacacactcggactgggtagcggttagcagtggggtaccacaggggtcagtattgggccctcttctttttaacatatttattaatgaccttgtagggggcattcagagtagaatttcaatatttgcagatgacactaaactctgcagggtaatcaatacagaggaggacaattttatattacaggatgatttatgtaaagtagaagcttgggctgataaatggcaaatgagctttaatggggataaatgtaaggtcatgcacttgggtagaagtaataagatgtataattatgtgcttaattctaaaactctgggcaaaaccgtcaatgaaaaagacctgggtgtatgggtggatgacaaactcatattcagtggccagtgtcaggcagctgctacaaaggcaaataaaataatgggatgcattaaaagaggcatagatgctcatgaggagaacataattttacctctatacaagtcattagttcgaccacacttagaatactgtgcacagttctggtctccggtgtataagaaagacatagctgaactggagcgggtgcagagaagagcgaccaaggttattagaggactggggggtctgcaataccaagataggttattacacttggggctatttagtttggaaaaaggaagactaaggggtgatcttatgttaatgtataaatatatgaggggacagtacaaagacctttctgatgatctttttaatcatagacctgaaacagggacaagggggcatcctctacgtttggaggaaaaaaggtttaagcataataacagacgcggattctttactgtaagagcagtgagactatggaactctctgccgtatgatgttgtaatgagtgattcattacttaaatttaagaggggactggatacatttctggaaaagtataatgttacagggtatatacactagattccttgatagggcgttgatccagggaactagtctgattgccgtatgtggagtcgggaaggaatttttttccccaaggtggagcttactctttgccacatgggtttttttttgccttcctctggatcaacatgttagggcaagttaggttaggctatgggttgaactagatggacttaaagtcttccttcaaccttaataactatgtaactatgtaactttatCCTTTAACCAatatacatggatctggacttacactagAACCCCGAGTCTTGGGCCACAGTGTTACCTGCTGTTGGGTGGTGTGAGATGGCATGAAGAATATTCAGGTAGCCAAGTCGTAACCACGAGAGCAGACAAAATACAAAATCAGAACACATGAGAGTAGTTAGTAAACTGGTCGGGATGACaaaaggaaacaaatacacaagccgggagctgagcacagaggacaagGTTGTATCTGATAGCTTATGACAATATGCTTCAAGCTTTAGTAGCTACTACTGAACAAAAACACATGGACCACACATCAAaaaattcatactttgatctaatgATGCTAGGAAAAAATTTACAAACTGAATATGAGATTTTCTGAAAAGACTACATGAAGCCCACAACCACATCATAGTGAACCTCTCAGTGGGTTCCTAGCATAAAAAATGTGCATTGTGCTCTACCCTCCATCAGAGACAGAGCACCAGCGGGGTTGCCGAACTGGCGCCTCACAGCAcccatactatgaggctgtgtatgGCCGTCTCACAACACCAACAACAAGGGAATACTGTAGATGTAAAAAACTCACCTTCCACAAGCTCTCAGACATAGTAACATATAGACAGAGAAATACCCAGATAGTTGTCGGCGCTTCCGTGGTAATGAAATAGAATTGTTTATTTAGGAGTTACAGGATAAAACAACGCGTTTTGACTCCAAACATCCAGGAGTCTTCTTCaagttttttaaaaatatgtatatcatatatttaaaaaaatgatacCTTATTCGCTTGTAGGTATGCCCCCTAGAAGGTCATTAATAGATATGTTAAAAAGAAGCAGGCTTAATACTGACGGTGAACTGAGAGCAAAAATAGGCCGAACCCTTCTTCATTTATAACTCCGATCTTTAGTAGGGAATGGTGCTCTCTAATTAGGGCTTCTGCAGGGAGCAGATTACTTCAGCTGGACAGCAAACACACCCATACCACCAGACTGGATCGTACTACTCGTCCCAAGCACCCTAATTTAAGTAACTGGACAGAGCCTTTTCCAGTGCCACCTACAGAATGAATAAGGCGGCTCCTGGGGACAGAAGCATAAGTCGCGGGAACTGATCATAGAGAAAATGGGACACACCATTTGCAAAAGccctaatatgaaaaaaaaatggcagaaaaccaGATCAGTAGAATTCCCCATAATGTGACTCTATTTTGAAAATTATAAACCTCACTGAATTAATCTATAGGAGTAGTGATTATTTTGTCTTCAGAGCCACTTTCCAGAAATTAGCTGTTGGAGAGTGAAAACTGCAAATATTATCTTTTTTttcccaacacatagtgcccagactGTGCTACAGGAGACACACACACCGTCAATTATGTGGGTTCTTCTCACAATAGTAATGAcaaatacatggatgctaaatgtggtgtgggcacactgcaaggctcagaagtgGGGGGAGATTTCACTTTGAGAGAGTGGATATTGCTAGATTAGTTTATGGAAACCATATTGCTTTTCAAGAGGCTTTGAGACACTAATAATGTGGAAAACTTTGTTTTTCTTTTGACAAATGATGGACCCGAGTGGGGACTTTTTGCAGGATGACTAGAAATTTTTAATGGTATTATTTTCGCACACACAACCAGCATTGTTTGGTACCTTTTTATTAGATATTTAGGAGGCAGAAGGAACAAAGAGTTGAACACCACACTCTACTGGTTCATgctatgaggttttctattagactgtgatctGTCATTGTCTTCGTGAATAATTCAATATTTTACATAACTTACAATTTCTACAGACATTTTTAATAGAAATGTTTGAAAATATAAatttcaaggatattttatttaaaaataataattggttttattcttggcagatgactgtaccaggagatcagagggacatctgacattttcaatttttaaatcagatgatcttgagatcccacaggatacaattgaagtcaaTTTCATTACTCCAGAtacaccatcatcccttcacagcaaagatctgtcctctgatcctttgaaacaggtcctgtcgtCTGATTCATTACCGATTGCTAAGGAAAATCAAAGCCACAAAataagaattaaaaaacaaactgctcctagagCAAATAAGCGATTTTCACGTTTAAAATATGGAACTAGTTTTCCCCTCGAAAATTCTTTACTTAAGCATTAAAAAAATTCACACATTACAGAAGAGACTTTCTTGTTTcatgtgtgggaaatgttttaatcaaaaATCAGATCTTGTTGGCCACCATAGAGCTCACACAGCGGAGAAGCTatattcatgttcaaaatgtgagaaatgttttatacAGAAATCAGATCTTATCGCACATCAGAAAACTCACCCAAGGGAGAAACAATATTCCTGTTTAGAATGTGAGAGGTTCTTTAAatggaaatcacatcttgttagacaccagagaactcacacaggggagaagccttttttctgttctgaatgtgggaaatattttgcaaagaaatcaaattttgttaagcaccagaaaactcacacagggatgaagcctttttcttgttcagaatgtgggaaatattttaaccagaaatggaatcttgttatacaccagagaactcacacaggggagaagcctttttcatgctcagaatgtgggaaatgttttaaccggaaagagcatcttgatagccaccagagaacgcacacaggggagaagcctttttcgtgttcagaatgtgggaaatgttttgtgaataaatcatctcttcttagtcaccagagaactcacacaggggagaaggaatttttctgttcagaatgtgggaaatattttgcaaagaaatcaaattttgttaagcaccagagaattcacacaggggagaagccttttccctgttctgaatgtggaaaatattttaacaATAAATGgattcttgttatacaccaaagaactcacataggggagaagcctttttcatgttcagaatgtgagaaatgttttaatcataaatcagattttgttaagcatcagagaactcacacaggggagaagcctttttcatgctcagaatgtgggaaatgttttaaccggaaagcgcatcttgatagccaccagagaacccacacagaggCGAAGCCTTttccctgttcagaatgtggaaaatgttttttgaAGAAATCAACTTTTCTTAGTCACCAAACAATTCACACAGggtagaagcctttttcatgttcttaatggGGGAAATGCTTTACATGGAAATCAactcttaataaacatcagagaagtcacacagggggaagcctttttcatgctcagaatgttagaaatgttttaaccaaaaattgTATCTTCCACTGTTAGGTCAACCCCTTGTTATTCCTCATGTTTggtcttgttaaaataaaaacacttatacttgcCTTCTGTGCCAGCCCCTTTACAGTTGTCTCACGACTCGCGGTCCCGGGGCTCACATAAGGTATTTACATCACACAAGCCCTACACCCAATCAACGCCTGTTTCACTGTCCCCACTGTTGGAcctattgaacatcaacaggaggGGCATGCCCTAGACATATCACCTAGACATTATCACCAAGAGAATGCACACACTCTCTTCAGACGGTGCTCTTGGGGAAATTATAAGCAATTTACAGCCTCCAAAATGCTGTCTATTGTGGGAAAGAAAGACAAGAGATCAGAGGTTAATCTGAGGACTTCCACCCCGTCACTATGTCTGGTATGCAGCAGATTCATCTTCCCACTCCAGCGCCATTACTGCCTCACCTCAGAGTGGAAAAAgaaggtcttaaggtaccttcacactaaacgacgctgcagcgatccagacaacgatccggatcgc
Encoded here:
- the LOC138651796 gene encoding zinc finger protein 84-like, yielding MELVFPSKILYLSIKKIHTLQKRLSCFMCGKCFNQKSDLVGHHRAHTAEKLYSCSKCEKCFIQKSDLIAHQKTHPREKQYSCLECERFFKWKSHLVRHQRTHTGEKPFFCSECGKYFAKKSNFVKHQKTHTGMKPFSCSECGKYFNQKWNLVIHQRTHTGEKPFSCSECGKCFNRKEHLDSHQRTHTGEKPFSCSECGKCFVNKSSLLSHQRTHTGEKEFFCSECGKYFAKKSNFVKHQRIHTGEKPFPCSECGKYFNNKWILVIHQRTHIGEKPFSCSECEKCFNHKSDFVKHQRTHTGEKPFSCSECGKCFNRKAHLDSHQRTHTEAKPFPCSECGKCFLKKSTFLSHQTIHTG